From the genome of Deinococcus aerius, one region includes:
- a CDS encoding family 43 glycosylhydrolase, with the protein MPPRSRLRLAALALLGLALGTLTTSAQPLPPDPTGQTFRNPILPAGQDPSVVFDGALYHLVQSDEDGIGIRTSPTLTGLGDVKKVVVWRGGQSDSPCCELWAPELVRMDGKWYIYYAADDGRNENHRMYVLESDRVTGPYTFRGQITDPTNRWAIDGTVFQGPDGRRYFVWSGWEGTENVQQNLYVAPMKNAWTLAGERVKISEPDQPWERIGQPYINEGPEVLVRGGRTFIVYSASGSWTDDYCLGLLSLTGKNVLDPAAWKKSNGCVFARNDAASVYAPGHGGFVKSADGTEDWHLYHAIEVQGASWGGRSIRAQEFTWKADGTPNFGRPASFDTALPLPSGEYEAEQARLNGVQVQEEPLASGGRAARLDGPGDSVNFARVRAPRDGTYTLRVRYSNGSGKVARQSVTVNGTSTDVTYPPSGWSNFGTRPVSVRLRAGENDVRFMQEAGAVQLDAVTVTPGAVASP; encoded by the coding sequence ATGCCCCCACGTTCACGCCTCCGGCTGGCGGCGCTCGCCCTGCTCGGCCTGGCCCTCGGAACCCTCACCACGTCCGCCCAGCCCTTGCCGCCCGACCCCACCGGGCAGACCTTTCGCAACCCCATCCTGCCCGCCGGACAGGACCCCTCGGTGGTGTTCGACGGCGCCCTCTACCACCTCGTGCAGTCGGATGAGGACGGTATCGGCATCCGCACCTCCCCGACCCTGACGGGGCTGGGCGACGTGAAAAAGGTGGTGGTCTGGCGCGGCGGGCAATCGGATTCACCCTGCTGCGAGCTGTGGGCACCGGAACTCGTGCGGATGGACGGCAAGTGGTACATCTACTATGCGGCGGACGACGGCCGCAACGAGAACCACCGCATGTACGTGCTGGAAAGCGACCGGGTGACGGGTCCCTACACCTTCCGGGGCCAGATCACCGACCCCACGAACCGCTGGGCCATCGACGGCACCGTCTTCCAGGGGCCGGACGGGCGGCGGTACTTCGTGTGGTCCGGCTGGGAGGGCACCGAGAACGTGCAGCAAAACCTCTACGTCGCCCCCATGAAAAATGCCTGGACGCTGGCGGGCGAGCGGGTCAAGATTTCCGAGCCCGACCAGCCCTGGGAACGCATCGGGCAGCCCTACATCAACGAGGGGCCGGAGGTGCTGGTGCGCGGCGGGCGGACCTTCATCGTGTACTCCGCGAGCGGCAGTTGGACCGACGACTACTGCCTGGGCCTGCTGAGCCTGACGGGCAAGAATGTCCTCGACCCCGCCGCCTGGAAGAAATCGAACGGCTGCGTCTTCGCCCGCAACGACGCGGCCAGCGTGTATGCGCCCGGGCATGGCGGCTTCGTGAAATCGGCGGACGGCACCGAGGACTGGCACCTGTACCACGCCATCGAGGTTCAGGGGGCGAGCTGGGGTGGGCGCAGCATCCGCGCGCAGGAGTTCACCTGGAAGGCGGACGGCACCCCGAACTTCGGGCGGCCCGCCTCTTTCGACACGGCGCTGCCCCTGCCCTCCGGCGAGTACGAGGCCGAGCAGGCGCGATTGAACGGCGTGCAGGTGCAGGAGGAGCCGCTGGCCTCGGGGGGCCGGGCCGCTCGGCTGGACGGGCCGGGGGACAGCGTGAACTTCGCGCGGGTGCGCGCCCCCCGCGACGGGACGTACACGCTGCGGGTGCGGTACTCCAACGGCTCCGGGAAAGTGGCTCGCCAGAGCGTGACCGTGAACGGCACCTCCACCGATGTGACCTATCCCCCGAGCGGCTGGTCGAACTTCGGCACCCGGCCCGTG
- a CDS encoding alpha-amylase family glycosyl hydrolase, which yields MNWAGEAQHDHTPGYTERLGAGVGETVRIRVRVTLPVTGVKLKLVRVGEIELLPAREVQVPGTEGRWFEAELPVHEARVRYGWLLLFPDDHLNLTALGLHHARRGFRNWFQYLAGHVAPEWAWRSVFYQIFPDRFRNGDPANDVRTGEYLYGGRPVEHAEWGTPITKKGDVHAHYGGDLQGVTQALPYLTDLGVNALWLTPIFVSPSNHRYDISDYRHVDPHLGGDAAWEELSHEAEKAGVRIVLDGVFNHMGNENVLFRAALEREDAPERALFTWRDEPGKPPYHAFFDVPTLPKIDYRNAFAVEEFFSGEESVVRHWLRRGAAGWRLDVAHMIGSGGTDEDNLPLHRDLKAAARGEKPDAYVFGERFYDPEHALDGRGEDGAMNYHGFGLPVMQWLSGETHLGEPSRMDGTELADILWDAYHALPPQVALSMFNLIESHDISRALKRVDDDRTRFLAAFTLLMGYAGVPCTYYGSEIGLSQHTRGQMPWCRESMPWDEGEWDLELRAKVRALIHLRRETHVLHEGNLRFLHAEPDALAFLREYTHEGGRMERAVVVASRRAQPHEVTLTLPAGEWRDGLSGELFQGGEVTLNAAGGRVLLQG from the coding sequence ATGAACTGGGCGGGAGAGGCGCAACACGACCACACGCCGGGCTACACCGAGCGCCTGGGCGCGGGTGTTGGTGAGACGGTGCGAATCCGGGTGCGGGTGACGCTGCCCGTGACCGGGGTGAAACTCAAGCTCGTGCGGGTGGGCGAGATCGAGTTGCTTCCGGCGCGGGAGGTACAGGTCCCGGGCACCGAGGGGCGCTGGTTCGAGGCCGAGCTGCCGGTCCACGAGGCGCGGGTGCGCTACGGCTGGCTGCTGCTGTTCCCCGACGACCACCTCAACCTCACGGCGCTGGGGCTGCACCACGCGCGGCGGGGCTTTCGGAACTGGTTCCAATACCTCGCGGGACATGTGGCGCCCGAGTGGGCGTGGCGCAGCGTCTTCTACCAGATCTTCCCCGACCGCTTCCGCAACGGGGACCCGGCGAACGACGTGCGGACGGGCGAGTACCTGTACGGCGGGCGCCCGGTCGAACATGCCGAGTGGGGCACCCCGATCACAAAGAAGGGCGACGTTCACGCGCACTACGGCGGCGACCTCCAGGGGGTCACGCAGGCGCTCCCGTACCTGACGGACCTCGGCGTGAACGCGCTGTGGCTCACCCCGATCTTCGTCAGCCCGTCGAACCACCGCTACGACATCAGCGACTACCGGCATGTGGACCCACATCTCGGGGGCGACGCGGCGTGGGAGGAATTGTCGCACGAGGCGGAGAAGGCGGGGGTCCGCATTGTCCTCGACGGCGTCTTCAACCATATGGGGAACGAGAACGTGCTGTTCCGGGCCGCGCTTGAGCGGGAGGACGCCCCCGAGCGGGCGCTCTTCACCTGGCGGGACGAGCCGGGCAAGCCGCCGTACCATGCCTTTTTCGACGTGCCGACGCTGCCCAAGATCGACTACCGCAACGCCTTTGCGGTCGAGGAGTTCTTCAGCGGCGAGGAGAGCGTGGTGCGGCACTGGCTGCGGCGCGGCGCGGCGGGCTGGCGGCTGGACGTGGCACACATGATCGGGTCGGGCGGCACCGATGAGGACAACCTGCCGCTGCACCGCGACCTGAAAGCGGCGGCGCGGGGGGAGAAGCCCGACGCCTACGTCTTCGGCGAGCGCTTCTACGACCCGGAACACGCGCTCGACGGGCGGGGCGAGGACGGCGCCATGAACTACCACGGCTTCGGCCTTCCGGTGATGCAGTGGCTGAGCGGCGAGACGCACCTGGGGGAACCTAGCCGGATGGACGGCACCGAACTCGCCGACATCCTGTGGGACGCCTACCACGCCCTGCCCCCGCAGGTCGCCCTGAGCATGTTCAACCTGATCGAGTCGCACGACATCTCGCGGGCACTCAAAAGGGTGGACGACGACCGCACCCGCTTCCTGGCCGCCTTCACCCTCCTCATGGGCTACGCGGGCGTGCCCTGCACCTACTACGGCTCGGAGATCGGGCTCAGCCAGCACACGCGCGGCCAGATGCCCTGGTGCCGCGAGTCCATGCCCTGGGACGAGGGGGAGTGGGACCTGGAGTTGCGGGCGAAGGTCAGGGCGCTCATCCACCTCCGGCGGGAAACACACGTCCTGCACGAGGGCAACCTGCGCTTCCTGCACGCCGAGCCGGACGCCCTCGCCTTCCTGCGCGAGTACACCCACGAAGGCGGACGGATGGAGCGGGCGGTCGTGGTCGCCAGCCGCCGAGCCCAGCCGCACGAGGTCACCCTCACCCTACCGGCGGGCGAGTGGCGCGACGGGCTGAGCGGGGAACTTTTCCAGGGAGGCGAGGTCACGCTGAACGCGGCGGGAGGTCGGGTGCTGCTTCAGGGCTGA
- a CDS encoding AAA family ATPase: protein MRRILVVGTTGSGKTTLARAIAAQLGLPHGEQDAWNHLPGWREAPLDQFRARVDAFTAQPAWVMDGNYGKARDLGWTRADTLVWLDYPGQVVFWRLLRRTLRRVLTREELWNGNRERLWEQLTGGGIFAWFFRTHWRRRRETPELLAQFPHLRVVRLRSPREAERWLASLSPEAAPDLPPRSA, encoded by the coding sequence ATGCGGCGCATCCTGGTCGTCGGAACGACCGGCAGTGGCAAAACGACCCTGGCCCGGGCCATCGCCGCGCAGCTGGGCCTGCCCCACGGCGAGCAGGACGCCTGGAACCACCTTCCCGGCTGGCGGGAGGCGCCGCTGGACCAGTTCCGCGCCCGGGTGGACGCCTTCACCGCGCAGCCCGCCTGGGTGATGGACGGCAACTACGGCAAGGCCCGCGACCTGGGCTGGACGCGGGCCGACACGCTGGTCTGGCTGGATTACCCGGGACAGGTCGTGTTCTGGAGGCTGCTGCGGCGAACGCTGCGGCGCGTTCTGACCCGGGAGGAACTCTGGAACGGGAACCGGGAGCGGTTGTGGGAACAGCTCACGGGCGGCGGCATCTTCGCCTGGTTCTTCCGCACCCACTGGCGGCGCAGGCGGGAGACGCCGGAGCTGCTCGCACAGTTCCCGCACCTCCGGGTCGTGCGGCTGCGTTCTCCCCGCGAGGCCGAACGCTGGCTCGCCTCCCTCAGCCCTGAAGCAGCACCCGACCTCCCGCCGCGTTCAGCGTGA